GCGCGGCCAGCCCGGCCGGATGCATCCGCTCGGCCATCGGCACCGCCCAGACCTGGGCGCCCCGGCGGGCCAGGGTCGCACCCGCCCACAGGGCGTCCCCGCCGTTGTCTCCCGGGCCCACCAGCAGCACGACACGACGGCCGTAGGCGCCGCCGAGGAGCTCGACCAGGGCGGTGGCCAGACCCGTGGCGGCGCGGGCCATCAGCGCCCCCTCGGGCAGCCGGGCCAGCAGGACCGCCTCGGCCTCGCGGACCTGGGCGACCTCGTGCGCGCGGATCATCGGCTCATCCCTCGAGCACCACCATCGCGGTGGCGATCCCGGCGTCGTGGGAGAGCGAGACGTGCACGCCCTCGACCCCCAGCTCGGCGGCCCGGGCAGCCACCGTGCCGCGCAGCTCGAACCGGGGCCGGCCGTCGGGCTCGGAGACCACCTCGGCGTCGTGCCAGTCCAGCCCGGGCGGTGCGCCGAGCGCCTTGGCGAGCGCCTCCTTAGCGGCGAACCGGGCGGCCAGGGACCGCGGCGTCCTCGACTGCGACTCCTGCGCGGTGAAGAGGCGGCCGCGCAACGCCGGGGTACGTCCCAGCGAGGCCTCGAACCGTGCCACGTCGGCGACGTCGACCCCTACCCCGATCACGGCCACCGCGCGGCCTACTCGACCGTGACGGACTTGGCCAGGTTGCGGGGCTGGTCGACGTCGTGGCCCATCGCCGTGGCCAGCTCGCAGGCGAAGAGCTGCAGGGGCACCACCGCGACCAGCGGCTGGAGCAGCACCGGGACCTGCGGCAGGCGGATCAGCTCGTCGGCGTACGGCGTGATCGACTCGTCGCCCTCCTCGGCCAGGCAGATGGTCCGCGCCCCGCGGGCCCGCACCTCCTGGATGCCGCTGAGCATCTTGGCGTGCAGCTGGTCGCGGCCGCGCGGGGGCACGATGCACAGGACCGGCAGGCCGTCCTCGATCAGGGCGATCGGCCCGTGCTTGAGCTCGCCGGCAGCGAAGCCCTCGGCGTGGATGTAGGCCAGCTCCTTGAGCTTGAGCGCACCCTCCAGCGCCACCGGGTAGCCGGCGTGCCGGCCGAGGAAGAGCACCGAGGAGCTGTCGAAGTGGTCGCGGGCCAGGTCGTAGACCTGCTGGTCGTTGGCGAGCACCGTCTCGATGTGGGCCGGCATCTGGTCCAGCTGGTCCATCACCTCCCCGATCTCGTCGCCGAACCGGGTGCCCTTGACCTGGGCGAGGTAGAGCGCCAGCAGGTAGCAGGCGACCAGCTGGGTCAGGTAGCCCTTGGTGGAGGCGACGCCGATCTCCGGACCCGCGTGGGTGTAGATCACCCCGTCGGACTCGCGCGGGATGGTGGACCCGTTGGTGTTGCAGATGGCCAGCACCTTGGCGCGCTGCACCCGCGCGTGCCGGATCGCCTGGAGCGTGTCCGCGGTCTCCCCGGACTGGCTGATCGCCACCACCAGGGTCGACTGGGTCAGGATCGGGTCGCGGTAGCGGAACTCGCTGGCCAGCTCGACCTCGACCGGGATCCGCGTCCAGTGCTCGATCGCGTACTTGGCGACCATCCCGGCGTAGAACGACGTGCCCGCCGCGATGATGATGATCTTGTCGACCTCGCGCAGCTCGTCGTCGGAGAGCCGCATCTCGTCCAGCTGGAGCAGCCCCTCGGGAGTACGGCGGCCGAGCAGGGAGTCGGCGACCGCGCGCGGCTGCTCGTAGATCTCCTTGCGCATGAACCAGTCGTGGCCGTCCTTCTCGGCGGCCGTCAGGTCCCAGTCGACGTGGTAGCGCCGGCCCTGGGCGGGCGAGCCGTCGAAGCCGCTGACCTCGACGCCCTCGCGGGTGATGGTCACGACCTGGTCCTGGTCGAGCTCCATCGCCTCGCGGGTGTGCTCGATGAACGCGGCCACGTCCGAGCCGAGGAAGTTCTCCCCCTCCCCCAGGCCCACCACGAGCGGCGAGTTGCGCCGGGCGGCGACCACCCGGTCCGGGTCGGCCCCGTCGACCGCGACCAGGGTGAAGGCGCCCTCCAGCCGGCAGCACACGCGCTGCATCGCGACCGTCAGGTCGTGACCGGCCTGCACCTCCAGCTCGAGCAGGTGGGCGGTGACCTCGGTGTCGGTCTCCGAGCTCATCTCGTGGCCGACCGCCTCAAGCTCGCCGCGCAGCTGGGCGAAGTTCTCGATGATGCCGTTGTGCACCACCGCGACCCGGCGCTCGCGGCCCAGGTGCGGGTGGGCGTTCGCGTCGTTGGGGGCGCCGTGGGTGGCCCAGCGGGTGTGGCCGATCCCGGTGCTCGAGGTCGGCAGCGGGTTGCCGGCGACCTCCTTCTCCAGGTTGACCAGCTTGCCCGCGCGCTTGGCGGAGGCGACCCTCCCGTCGTGCACCAGGGCGATCCCCGCGGAGTCGTACCCCCGGTACTCGAGCCTCCGGAGCCCCTCGACAACCACGTCCTGGGCCTGACGGGCACCGACGTACCCCACGATTCCGCACATGGCCGGTGAGTCTAGTGCGAGGAGGCTTTGCAACAATGCCGTGCATGTCACTCTCCGGCGACGAGTCCTCGCCGTACGTGGAGCTCGACCGGGCCGCGTGGGCCTCCCTGGCGCCGGCGGCGGACAACCCGCTCACGCCCGAGGAGATCGACCGGCTGCGCGGTCTGGGCGACTCCCTGGACCTGGGCGAGGTGGAGCAGGTCTACCTGCCGCTCTCACGCCTGCTCTCCATGTACGTCGAGAGCGCCGGGCGGCTGCACCGCAAGCAGGAGGCCTTCCTGCACCGCCGGCACCCTCCGCGCACGCCGTTCGTGATCGGCATCGCCGGGTCGGTGGCGGTCGGCAAGTCCACCACCGCCCGGGTGCTCCAGCAGATGCTGGCGCACTGGCCCGAGCACCCGCACGTGGCCCTGGTGACCACCGACGGGTTCCTGCTGCCGAACGCCGAGCTGGAGCGACGCGGCCTGCTGCAGCGCAAGGGGTTCCCGGAGTCCTACGACCGGCGCGCACTGCTGAAGTTCGTCGTGGACATCAAGTCCGGTCGCGACGAGGTGGAGGCGCCGACGTACTCCCACCTGGTCTACGACGTGGTCAAGGACGAGAAGGTCGTGGTGAAGCGGCCCGACATCGTCATCGTCGAGGGGCTCAACGTCCTCCAGCCGGCCCGGGTGCGCGAGGACGGCCGCACCAGCCTGGCGGTCAGCGACTTCTTCGACTTCAGCGTCTACGTCGACGCGGCCACCTCCGACATCCGCCGCTGGTACGTCGAGCGGTTCCTGCGGCTGCGCGAGACCGCGTTCCGCGACCCGGGCTCCTACTTCAGCAAGTACGCCGCGCTCACGCGCGAGCAGGCGGAGGCCGAGGCGCTGCGGATCTGGGACTCCATCAACGGGCCGAACCTCGACCAGAACGTGCTGCCGACCCGGAGCCGGGCGACCCTGGTGCTGCGCAAGGACGTCGACCACTCGGTCCGCTACGTCAGGCTCCGCAAGCTCTGAGCCCGGCGTGCGGGCCGCCTCAGAGGGCGAGCTGGCTGCGCACGACCTCGGCAAGCCTGGAGGCGACCGCCTCGGCCTCCTCGCCGCTGGGGGCCTCGACCATCACCCGGACCAGCGGCTCGGTGCCCGAGGGGCGGAGCAGGATGCGGCCCCGGTCGCCCAGCAGCGCCTCCTCCTCGGCGATCGCGGCGGCCAGCACCGCGTCCTCGTCGGCGCGCGCCTTGTCGACGCCCGCGACGTTGACCAGCACCTGCGGGAGCCGGGTCATCACCGAGGACAGCTCCTGGAGCGAGCGCCCCGTACGGGCCATCCGCTGCAGCACGTGCAGCGCCGTGAGGATCCCGTCACCGGTGGTGGCGTGGTCGCTGAGGATGACGTGGCCGGACTGCTCTCCGCCCAGGTTGTAGCCGGAGACCCTCATGGCCTCGAGCACGTACCGGTCGCCGACCTTGGTCTGCCGCACGCCCACGCCGTGCTCGCGCATGGCCTGGACGAAGCCGAGGTTGCTCATCACGGTCGCCACCACGGTGTCGCGGGCGAGCGTGCCGTCCTCCTGCATCGCCATCGCCAGGATCGCCAGGATCTGGTCGCCGTCGACGAGGTTGCCCTCGGCGTCGACCGCCAGGCAGCGGTCCGCGTCGCCGTCCAGGGCGAAGCCGACGTCTGCGCCGTGCTCGACCACGGCGGCGCGCAGCGAGTCGGGGTGGGTCGACCCGCACTGGTCGTTGATGTTGGTGCCGTCGGGCTCGGCGTGCAGCGCGATGACCGTCGCCCCCGCGGCGTGCAGGGCCCGGGGTCCGGCCTGGTACGCCGCGCCCGCGGCGCAGTCGAGCACCACGGTGAGCCCGTCGAGCCGGGCGCCGAGGGTGCGCACCAGGTGGGCGGCGTACTCGTCGACGGCGGTCTCGTAGACGCGCACCCGGCCCACGCCGGCGCCCTTGGGGCGGGCCCACGGTTCGCCCATCCGGCGCTCGATCGCCACCTCGATGGCGTCGTCGAGCTTGTGGCCGCCACGGGCCAGGAACTTGATGCCGTTGTCGGGCATGGGGTTGTGCGAGGCCGAGAGCATGACGCCGAGGTCGGCCCCCAGGGCGTCGGTGAGGTAGGCGGTGCCGGGCGTGGGCAGCACGCCGAGCAGCAGCACGTCGACACCCGCCGAGGCCAGCCCGGCGACCACCGCGGCCTCCAGGAACTGCCCGGAGACGCGCGTGTCGCGGCCGACCACGGCCAGCGGCCGGGCCGTGTGGTCGCCCTCGAACTCCTTGAGCTCGACCAGCACGTGGGCCGCAGACACCGCGAGGTCCAGGGCCAGCTCAGCGGTCAGTTGACCGTTGGCCAGGCCCCGGACCCCGTCGGTGCCGAAGAGTCGCTTCGTCGAGGACTCCACGGAACCAGGATCAGCGCTTGCTGAACTGCGGCGCCTTGCGGGCCTTCTTGAGACCGGCCTTCTTGCGCTCGATGACGCGCGCGTCGCGGGTCAGCAGCCCGGCCTTCTTCAGCGACGGGCGGTTGGCCTCGACGTCGATCTCGTTGAGGCAGCGGGCCACGCCGAGGCGCAGGGCGCCGGCCTGACCGGTGATGCCGCCGCCGTGGATGCGGGCGATGACGTCGAAGCGGCCCTCGAGCTGCAGGTTGGCGAACGGCTCGTTCACGACCTGCTGGTGCAGCTTGTTGGGGAAGTAGGAGTCCAGGGTGCGACCGTTGACGGTCCACTCGCCGGTGCCCGGCACGATGCGGACCCGGGCGACGGCCTCCTTGCGCCGGCCGGTGGCCTGCGCGGGAGCGATCGTGGCGGGGCGCAGCGGCGCGTCCGCCGACGGCGCGGACTCGGAGCTGTAGGCGACGCCCTGCTCGTTGGTCTCGAAGGTCTCCTCGACCTCGGTCTGGGTGTTCTCGGTGGTCTCAGCCACGGTAATTCCTCACTCGTCCTTGAAAATTACTGGGAGACCTGGGAGATCTCGAACGGCTTGGCCTGCTGGGCCACGTGCGGGTGGTCGGGACCCGCGTAGACCTTCAGCTTCTTCAGGATCTGACGGCCGAGCCGGTTCTTGGGGAGCATGCCCCAGACGGCCTTCTCGATCGCCTTGCGGGCGTCCTTCTCCAGCAGCTCACCGAACGGCGTGGCGGAGAGACCGCCCGGGTAGCCGGAGTGGCGGTAGGCCATCTTGGTGACCTTCTTGTTGCCGGACAGGGCGACCTTGTCCGCATTGACGATGATGACGAAGTCACCCATGTCCATGTGCGGCGCGAAGGTGGGCTTGTGCTTGCCCCGCAGGAGGTTGGCGGTCTGGACGGCAAGGCGTCCCAGGACCACGTCAGCAGCATCGATGACGAGCCACTCGCGCTGAATGTCAGCGGGCTTCGGGCTGTACGTACGCACGGCGAGAACCTTCTCGTTCGTAGGGCCGGGCTGGAGGTGTCCAGACCGGTGGTGTTGCTGCGGCTTCTGACGAACACTGCCCGGCTTGCCACCGGCACGGGGCCGAGGGACTGTCCGGGTCTGCACCTGGACCCGTCGTACGGGGTCCGGGCGCGGCAGGAGTCGCGACGCACGAGTCTACGCACCCGGCGGACGGGCGACCAAATCCCGTGAGGTCGCATGGCCGTCCAGCGGACCCCCCGCTACCGGCGCGAGACAGCGAGGACTAAGTTGGGACGGACCCGATGACGTGAGAATACGTGCTAAGGAGCCGACGTGACCGACGCACCGGCCACCGATGCCCCGGCCACCGCCGGCGCATCCAACCAGTCCCTCACCGTACGCGACAACCGCACCGGTACGGAGTACGAGCTGGCCATCACCGACAACACCATCCGCGCCGCGGACCTGGGGCAGATCAGGGTGGGCGAGGACCCCGGCCTGGCCACCTACGACCCCGGCTTCGTGAACACCGCCTCGACGCGCAGCGCGGTGACCTACATCGACGGCGAGAAGGGGATCCTGGAGTACCGGGGATACCCGATCGAGCAGCTGGCTGAGAAGTCCAGCTTCCTCGAGGTCGCCTACCTGCTGATCCACGGCGAGCTGCCGACCAAGGACCAGCACGAGAACTGGGTGCACGAGATCACCTACCACACCTTCGTGCACGAGAACATCAAGACGTTCATGGAGGGCTTCCGCTACGACGCCCACCCCATGGGCATGCTGATGGCCTCGGTGGGCGCCCTGTCGACGTTCTACCCCGACGCCCGCAACATCACCGACGGCGACAACCGGCACATGCAGATCGTCCGGATGATCGCCAAGATGCCCACCCTCGGCGCCTGGTCCTTCCGGCACGCCCAGGGCAAGCCGTTCGTCTACCCGGACAACGAGCTCAGCTACACCGAGAACTTCCTTTCGATGCTCTTCAAGATGAGCGAGAAGAGCTTCCACGCCGACGAGCGCCTGGTGAAGGCGCTCGACACGCTGTTCATCCTGCACGCCGACCACGAGCAGAACGCCTCCACCAACGCCGTCCGCTCGGTGGGCTCGACCCAGGTCGACCCGTACTCCGCGGTCGCGGCGGGCGTGGGTGCCCTCTACGGCCCGCTGCACGGCGGCGCCAACGAGTCGGTGCTGCGGATGCTGCGCCGGATCGGCAAGAAGGAGAACATCGCGGACTTCATCGCCGGGGTGAAGAACGGCGACGAGAAGCTGATGGGCTTCGGTCACCGGGTCTACAAGAACTACGACCCGCGGGCCAAGATCATCAAGAAGTCGGCCGAGGACGTCTTCGCGGTGACGGGCACCAACCCGCTGCTGGACATCGCCCTGGAGCTGGAGAAGATCGCGCTGGAGGACGAGTACTTCGTCAAGCGCAAGCTCTACCCCAACGTGGACTTCTACTCGGGCCTGATCTACGAGGCCTTCCAGTTCCCGCCGGAGATGTTCACCGTGCTCTTCGCGATCGGCCGCACCCCCGGCTGGCTCGCGCAGTGGCTCGAGCTGGTGCAGGACAAGGAGCAGAAGATCGCCCGGCCCAAGCAGATCTACACCGGTGAGCGCGGCCTGGACTTCGTCCCGGCCTCCGAGCGCTGGGCCTGAGCCGCAGGCTCCACGCAGCACCCGTCTCACCATCACACGCGCCGCGTGCAGGGTCCGCCCTGCACGCGGCGCGTGTGCATGCGGCCGGCACGCCCGGAGTCACATCGTTCTTCCAGCCCGGTCTCAGCCCGGTCTCAGGAGCGGTTGGCACAGTAGGAGCCATGAGTGACACACCGCCGCCCAGCTTCTACGGCAGCTCTCCCGACCCCGAGCAGGCTCCGGGACAGCAGCCTCCGCGTGCGCAGTCGCCCTTCGGACTGCACGACACCCAGGCCATGCCGCCGCAGGGGAACGCCCCTGCCGGCCCGGCCGGACGCCGTCCCGGTGGACGGACCGGCCTGGTCGCCGGCGTGCTGACCGGTGCCCTCGTCGTCGGTGGTCTCGCCGGTCTCGGCGGGGCCGCGATCCACGAGGAGTGGATCGCCGACGACTCCTCCTCTTCCTCCTCCGCCAGCTCCGAGGTCGCCCCGCCGGTGATCGACAAGGACACTCCCCAGGCCGGCCGCGGGTCGGTCGAGGGGGTCGCCGACCAGGTGCTGCCCTCCGTGGTTCGCATCGACGTCTCGGGCGCCAACGGCGCCGGGTCCGGCTCCGGCATCGTGCTCACCGAGGACGGACAGATCCTCACCAACGAGCACGTGATCTCCGGGGTCTCGTCCGGCGGCACGATCAGCGTCGCCTTCGACGACGGCACCCGCGCCGAGGCCGAGGTGCTCGGCGCCGACCCGCTCACCGACACCGCGGTGATCCAGGCCAAGGACGTCTCCGGCCTGACCCCGGCCACGATCGGCAACTCCGCGGACCTCCGCGTCGGCCAGCAGGTGGTCGCCATCGGCTCTCCGTTCGGCCTCGACGCGACCGTCACCAGCGGCATCGTGAGCGCGCTCGGTCGCCCGGTCAACGTCAGCTCCGACGGTCAGGGCAACTCCACGACGTACCCCGCGATCCAGACCGACGCAGCGATCAACCCCGGCAACAGCGGAGGCCCGCTGGTCGACCTGAGCGGCCGCGTGGTGGGCATCAACTCCTCGATCCGCACCGCCACCAGCAACGTCAGTGGCCAGGGCGGCTCGATCGGCCTCGGCTTCGCCATCCCGATCGACGAGATCATGCCCGTGGTCGAGCAGATGGCCGACGGCGAGACGCCGACCCACGCCCGGATGGGCGTCCAGGTCTCCGACGCCTCGGCCTCCTCCGACTCCTCCTCGCTCGGCGCCCTGGTCGGCGACGTGACCTCCGGGTCCAGCGCCGACAAGGCCGGGCTCGAGTCCGGCGACGTGATCACCAAGGTCGACGACGAGGTGATCGACAGCGCCGACGACCTGGTCGCCACGGTGCGCACCTACCGTCCCGACGACGAGGTCAAGGTCACCGTGATGCGCGACGGCGAGGAGCGCACCGTCGACCTGGTGCTCGACTCCGACGCCGACTGAGAGCCAGTCCTCTCTCAACGGGTCCGGCGGACCCGGGTCTCGTCCCAGACCGCCTCGGCGGTCTCGTAGACCCGGCCGTCGGACCCGTAGACCAGGAACCGGTCGAAGCCCCGGGCGAACCAGCGGTCGTGGGTGACCGCGACCACGGTCCCCTCGAAGGAGGCGAGCCCCGCCTCCAGCGCCTCGGCGGACTGCACGTCGAGGTTGTCGGTGGGCTCGTCGAGCAGCAGCAGGGTGGCCCCTGAGAGCTCCAGGAGCAGGATCTGGAACCGGGCCTGCTGGCCGCCGCTGAGCTGCTCGAAGCGCTGCTCGGCGCTGGCGCTCAGCTCGTAGCGGTCCAGCACCCGGCTCGCCTGCTCCCGCCCCATGCCGGCCCGACCGCTGCCGTCGGGCCCGACCTCTCCGCGGTGCAGCACCTCCAGGAGCGTCCGGCCCGCCAGCTCGGGGTGGTCGTGGGTCTGGACGAACCAGCCCGGCCGCACCCGGGCTCCCAGCCGGGCCACGCCGGTGTGCGGCACCGGGGCCGGCCGGACCTCGCCCACCGGCCGGTTCGCCACCTCCGGGTCGGTGCCCCCGGCGGCGAGCAGGCGCAGGAAGTGCGACTTGCCCGAGCCGTTGCTGCCCAGCACCGCCACCCGCTCGCCGTACCAGACCTCGAGGTCGAACGGCTCCATCAACCCGGTCAGTCCGAGGCCCGTGCAGACCACGGCGCGCTTGCCGGTGCGTCCGCCCCGCAGCCGCATCACCACCTGCTGCTCGCGGGGCTGCTCGGTCGGCGGGCCCACCTCCTCGAACCGTCGCAGCCGGGTCTGCGCGGCCTGGTAGCGGCTGGCCATGTCGGAGTTGTACGCCGCCTTCTGCTTGTACATCAGCATCTGCGTGCGCAGCTTGGCCTGCTCCTCGTCCCACCGCCTGCGCAGCTCCTCGAACCGCAGGAACCGCTCCTCGCGCGCCCGGTTGTACGTCGCGAAGCCGCCGGCATGGGTCCACACCAGGTTGCCCGCGTGACCCAGCTCGACGGTGACGATCCGGGTGGCGGTGTTTGCCAGCAGCTCGCGGTCGTGGCTGACGAACAGGATCGTCTTGGGCGAGCTGCGGATCCGCTCCTCCAGCCAGAGCTTCCCGGGCACGTCGAGGTAGTTGTCGGGCTCGTCGAGGAGCAGCACCTCGTCCGGGCCGGCCAGCAGGTACTCCAGCACCAGCCTCTTCTGCTCGCCGCCCGAGAGGGTGCCGAGCAGCCGGTTCCGCGCCCGGTCGTAGGGCACGCCCAGCGCCCGCACCGTGCAGACGTCCCAGACGACCTCCTGGTCGTACCCACCGGCGTCGGCGTAGTCGGCCAGGGCCGCGGCGTAGCGCATCTGGGTCGGCTCGTCGTCGACCTCCATCAGCGCGCGCTCGCAGGCGTCCACCGCGGCCGCGGCCCGGCGTACCGACGCCGGCGAGACCGAGAGCAGCAGGTCCGCGACGGTCTCGTCGCTGCCGCCGTGGCCCACCAGCTGCCGCATCACCCCCAGCGAGCCGCTGCGGGTCACCGCCCCGCCGTGCGGCTCGAGGTCGCCGGTGACCAGCCGCAGCAGGGTCGTCTTGCCCGCGCCGTTGGCCCCCACCAGGGCGATCTTGGCGCCGTCGCCGACCCGGAACGACACGTCCTCCAGCAGGACACGCCCGTCGGGCAGCTCGTACCGGACCCCGGACACCTCGACATGACCCACCCAGGGATCCTCCCCCGAGAAGGACCCCGGACGCACCTCGACAACCCCGGGGCAAGGTCCGGGGACTCCCCCGACGCGACGGCGTCGCGACTACTCTTCACTTCCACCATGACAACCTTGCTGCCGTCGATGCGCACGCGGATGCGTCGCACCGCCCTCCGACTCGCCGCCCGACGGGCCGAGGGGATCGACGTCTCCTCGCTCCGTGCGGTGCCCGCGGCCTGGCGCTTCCCGCTCCAGCGGGACGCGCTGGACCCGGTCCCCGCGCTCGCCGAGGCCCGCTCCCGCGGCGAGGTGGTCCGGCTGGCCCGGCTGCTCGGCACCGACGTGTGGCTGGTCACCGGGCACGCGGCGGCCAGGACCGTGCTCTCGGACTCGGACTCCTTCGGCAACGACGTCCGCCACCTCTTCGGCCGGCAGGGGCGCACCCCGGCCGAGCAGATCGGCGGCCTGGGCATGACCGACGACCCCGAGCACCAGCGCCTGCGCCGCGTGCTGACCCCGGAGTTCACCCGTCGCCGGCTGGCCCGGCTCGACGAGGCGGTCTCGCGCGTGGTCGCCGACTGCCTCGACGACCTGGAGGCGCACGGCCCCGAGGTCGACCTCGTGGAGCGCTTCGGCTTCGCCGTCCCCTTCCGGGTGATCTGCGAGCTGCTCGGGCTGCCCGAGGTGGACCGGGAGGAGTTCCGGCGCCGCG
The window above is part of the Nocardioides campestrisoli genome. Proteins encoded here:
- a CDS encoding holo-ACP synthase; translated protein: MAVIGVGVDVADVARFEASLGRTPALRGRLFTAQESQSRTPRSLAARFAAKEALAKALGAPPGLDWHDAEVVSEPDGRPRFELRGTVAARAAELGVEGVHVSLSHDAGIATAMVVLEG
- the glmS gene encoding glutamine--fructose-6-phosphate transaminase (isomerizing); its protein translation is MCGIVGYVGARQAQDVVVEGLRRLEYRGYDSAGIALVHDGRVASAKRAGKLVNLEKEVAGNPLPTSSTGIGHTRWATHGAPNDANAHPHLGRERRVAVVHNGIIENFAQLRGELEAVGHEMSSETDTEVTAHLLELEVQAGHDLTVAMQRVCCRLEGAFTLVAVDGADPDRVVAARRNSPLVVGLGEGENFLGSDVAAFIEHTREAMELDQDQVVTITREGVEVSGFDGSPAQGRRYHVDWDLTAAEKDGHDWFMRKEIYEQPRAVADSLLGRRTPEGLLQLDEMRLSDDELREVDKIIIIAAGTSFYAGMVAKYAIEHWTRIPVEVELASEFRYRDPILTQSTLVVAISQSGETADTLQAIRHARVQRAKVLAICNTNGSTIPRESDGVIYTHAGPEIGVASTKGYLTQLVACYLLALYLAQVKGTRFGDEIGEVMDQLDQMPAHIETVLANDQQVYDLARDHFDSSSVLFLGRHAGYPVALEGALKLKELAYIHAEGFAAGELKHGPIALIEDGLPVLCIVPPRGRDQLHAKMLSGIQEVRARGARTICLAEEGDESITPYADELIRLPQVPVLLQPLVAVVPLQLFACELATAMGHDVDQPRNLAKSVTVE
- the coaA gene encoding type I pantothenate kinase; its protein translation is MSLSGDESSPYVELDRAAWASLAPAADNPLTPEEIDRLRGLGDSLDLGEVEQVYLPLSRLLSMYVESAGRLHRKQEAFLHRRHPPRTPFVIGIAGSVAVGKSTTARVLQQMLAHWPEHPHVALVTTDGFLLPNAELERRGLLQRKGFPESYDRRALLKFVVDIKSGRDEVEAPTYSHLVYDVVKDEKVVVKRPDIVIVEGLNVLQPARVREDGRTSLAVSDFFDFSVYVDAATSDIRRWYVERFLRLRETAFRDPGSYFSKYAALTREQAEAEALRIWDSINGPNLDQNVLPTRSRATLVLRKDVDHSVRYVRLRKL
- the glmM gene encoding phosphoglucosamine mutase gives rise to the protein MESSTKRLFGTDGVRGLANGQLTAELALDLAVSAAHVLVELKEFEGDHTARPLAVVGRDTRVSGQFLEAAVVAGLASAGVDVLLLGVLPTPGTAYLTDALGADLGVMLSASHNPMPDNGIKFLARGGHKLDDAIEVAIERRMGEPWARPKGAGVGRVRVYETAVDEYAAHLVRTLGARLDGLTVVLDCAAGAAYQAGPRALHAAGATVIALHAEPDGTNINDQCGSTHPDSLRAAVVEHGADVGFALDGDADRCLAVDAEGNLVDGDQILAILAMAMQEDGTLARDTVVATVMSNLGFVQAMREHGVGVRQTKVGDRYVLEAMRVSGYNLGGEQSGHVILSDHATTGDGILTALHVLQRMARTGRSLQELSSVMTRLPQVLVNVAGVDKARADEDAVLAAAIAEEEALLGDRGRILLRPSGTEPLVRVMVEAPSGEEAEAVASRLAEVVRSQLAL
- the rpsI gene encoding 30S ribosomal protein S9, which codes for MAETTENTQTEVEETFETNEQGVAYSSESAPSADAPLRPATIAPAQATGRRKEAVARVRIVPGTGEWTVNGRTLDSYFPNKLHQQVVNEPFANLQLEGRFDVIARIHGGGITGQAGALRLGVARCLNEIDVEANRPSLKKAGLLTRDARVIERKKAGLKKARKAPQFSKR
- the rplM gene encoding 50S ribosomal protein L13, with the translated sequence MRTYSPKPADIQREWLVIDAADVVLGRLAVQTANLLRGKHKPTFAPHMDMGDFVIIVNADKVALSGNKKVTKMAYRHSGYPGGLSATPFGELLEKDARKAIEKAVWGMLPKNRLGRQILKKLKVYAGPDHPHVAQQAKPFEISQVSQ
- a CDS encoding citrate synthase, giving the protein MTDAPATDAPATAGASNQSLTVRDNRTGTEYELAITDNTIRAADLGQIRVGEDPGLATYDPGFVNTASTRSAVTYIDGEKGILEYRGYPIEQLAEKSSFLEVAYLLIHGELPTKDQHENWVHEITYHTFVHENIKTFMEGFRYDAHPMGMLMASVGALSTFYPDARNITDGDNRHMQIVRMIAKMPTLGAWSFRHAQGKPFVYPDNELSYTENFLSMLFKMSEKSFHADERLVKALDTLFILHADHEQNASTNAVRSVGSTQVDPYSAVAAGVGALYGPLHGGANESVLRMLRRIGKKENIADFIAGVKNGDEKLMGFGHRVYKNYDPRAKIIKKSAEDVFAVTGTNPLLDIALELEKIALEDEYFVKRKLYPNVDFYSGLIYEAFQFPPEMFTVLFAIGRTPGWLAQWLELVQDKEQKIARPKQIYTGERGLDFVPASERWA
- a CDS encoding S1C family serine protease; amino-acid sequence: MSDTPPPSFYGSSPDPEQAPGQQPPRAQSPFGLHDTQAMPPQGNAPAGPAGRRPGGRTGLVAGVLTGALVVGGLAGLGGAAIHEEWIADDSSSSSSASSEVAPPVIDKDTPQAGRGSVEGVADQVLPSVVRIDVSGANGAGSGSGIVLTEDGQILTNEHVISGVSSGGTISVAFDDGTRAEAEVLGADPLTDTAVIQAKDVSGLTPATIGNSADLRVGQQVVAIGSPFGLDATVTSGIVSALGRPVNVSSDGQGNSTTYPAIQTDAAINPGNSGGPLVDLSGRVVGINSSIRTATSNVSGQGGSIGLGFAIPIDEIMPVVEQMADGETPTHARMGVQVSDASASSDSSSLGALVGDVTSGSSADKAGLESGDVITKVDDEVIDSADDLVATVRTYRPDDEVKVTVMRDGEERTVDLVLDSDAD
- a CDS encoding ABC-F family ATP-binding cassette domain-containing protein, which gives rise to MGHVEVSGVRYELPDGRVLLEDVSFRVGDGAKIALVGANGAGKTTLLRLVTGDLEPHGGAVTRSGSLGVMRQLVGHGGSDETVADLLLSVSPASVRRAAAAVDACERALMEVDDEPTQMRYAAALADYADAGGYDQEVVWDVCTVRALGVPYDRARNRLLGTLSGGEQKRLVLEYLLAGPDEVLLLDEPDNYLDVPGKLWLEERIRSSPKTILFVSHDRELLANTATRIVTVELGHAGNLVWTHAGGFATYNRAREERFLRFEELRRRWDEEQAKLRTQMLMYKQKAAYNSDMASRYQAAQTRLRRFEEVGPPTEQPREQQVVMRLRGGRTGKRAVVCTGLGLTGLMEPFDLEVWYGERVAVLGSNGSGKSHFLRLLAAGGTDPEVANRPVGEVRPAPVPHTGVARLGARVRPGWFVQTHDHPELAGRTLLEVLHRGEVGPDGSGRAGMGREQASRVLDRYELSASAEQRFEQLSGGQQARFQILLLELSGATLLLLDEPTDNLDVQSAEALEAGLASFEGTVVAVTHDRWFARGFDRFLVYGSDGRVYETAEAVWDETRVRRTR